Genomic window (Lycium barbarum isolate Lr01 chromosome 2, ASM1917538v2, whole genome shotgun sequence):
ctttagttgtggaagtcaaggagaaacagtttaatgatccctacttgttgcaactgAAAGagaggattcacaagcataagacaacgacattcgaacaagggggagatgatggtaccttgaggtaccgaggtagattgtgtgttccagatgtagatgggctcagagagagaATCATggcagaagctcacaattccaggtattccattcacccaggttccactaagatgtatcatgatcttaaggagatttactggtggaacgatatgaagaagaatgtggcaaaTTTTGTAGccaagtgcccgaattgtcaacaagtgaaagccgaacaccagaggcctggtggcttggctcagaatattgatattcctgtcttgaaatgggaaatgatcaatatggattttgtatcaggtaTACCTCGCTCAgccaggagacatgactctatttgggtcatcgttgacaggcttactaagtcgACACACGTTTTGCCAGTTAAGACcatagattcagcagaagattatgccaagctgtatgttaatgagattgtcagattgcatgggacaccagtgtccattatttcagatcgtggtgctcagttcacggcaaacttctggaaatcctttcagaaaggattgggtaccaaggtgaaccttagcacagcttttcatccgcagacagatggccaggcagaacatactattcagactctggaggacatgttgagagcatgcgtcttggacttcaaaggtaattgggatgatcacttgcctctcattgagttttcttataataacagttatcatgctagtattgggatgacaccatttgaagctctgtatgggcgaaggtgtaggtcaccaattggttggttcgaagttggtgaagcagagttgttagggccaGATTTGTTTTATCAAGCTATGGataaagtcaagttaatacaggagcgtttgaaaacggctcagagtcgccagaagtcttatacagatgtgaggcgaagggacttagaattttcagttgatgattgggtgtaccttaaagtctcacctatgaaaggtgtcatgagatttggcaagaaagggaagctcagtcctagatatatattggaccatacagaattctacgaaaggttggtctagtagcttatgaacttgagttgccacaagatttggctgctgtacatcccgtgtttcatgtgtccatgttgaggaagtgtgtaggagacccgtcgttggttgttcctgctgatactataacagttaaggatggtttgacgtatgaggagatccccgtagccattcttgaccgtcaagttcgcaagttgagaactaaggaagtagcctcagtgaaagtcctgtggaggagtcagaaatttgaggaagctacatggaaAGCCGACGAGGATATGAAATACATGTACCTGCACTTATTTCAtcccgcagaagagatttatgatgaagcaccaagattttgaggtatgtaagctttcttttcatgtttttggtcgtatgtggccaatttatagtgctattgtgatgtagccctgtgaggcaataatattatgggttgttgtgacaggttgatagtgccatattacaggggaaactctggcaaaagttttgtagaatcccgaatgtttatcattcgaggacgaatgatcccaagggggagatattgtaacacctcgtagcttcgggcgaaagtttgactcataagatgataatataatggaaccaatatgagggttataggaagtgttttgaaaaccaattaagtcataagaaatgtctttgggcaaaacaaagttggaaaccactctacggggcatgtttgcaagtgagtttatagcaggtcttacttccaacgaccataacccctttattaatttggaatttgggaaaacttccttgataaacGTTGTATCCCTTTTCAATATCTTTCccacggtatattatgggtcttgaatagagctgtgtacaagaagttatgcctattttaccgaacgctgttcagaaccgacacccgtcgcttgtGCAGGCGCGTGCGAGCGCGTGCAATGGCCCCGCGCCGCACGACGATTGCACAAAAACCCCTACTCTGAATAATGATCTGAGTATGGTCGTGCATTGCACATGCGTCGCGTGACCATCGCATAACAGGgtcagtttcgggtcaaaagtccggtttacgcgttttaagctatatttaggacttggggtttatttccccagccccCCATTCACGAAACttctctctaaactcatagagaacaagtcccaaacctcaagatcttccaaggtaagtttttatcaggattctaggttgaatttaaatccctaatccctttttctaacttaagtaaactcttctaatccatagagttaggattggaacattattgttggatatggaaaccctagaacccgaattcaagagtattggacttcaaaaaggtaatgtttctactctctaaacatttatagttgtgaattgatgagttcttgggagaatagtaaatgggtttgataaagaggattatatgaactatgctagagttttggattgttgacttgggattgttgtattcatgtgggtgatgaagaatgatgttaattacacctatttgagattgtagaatcagctagaagtaatagagtggggattgggtgaaggaaagaccattaatgaaggttgtggagcttcatgcccaccaagtgtttgataaaatgcttagatgaacaaagcatggatattgttgctaatatagagtcccta
Coding sequences:
- the LOC132628537 gene encoding uncharacterized protein LOC132628537, producing QGGDDGTLRYRGRLCVPDVDGLRERIMAEAHNSRYSIHPGSTKMYHDLKEIYWWNDMKKNVANFVAKCPNCQQVKTDGQAEHTIQTLEDMLRACVLDFKGNWDDHLPLIEFSYNNSYHASIGMTPFEALYGRRCRSPIGWFEVGEAELLGPDLFYQAMDKVKLIQERLKTAQSRQKSYTDVRRRDLEFSVDDWVYLKVSPMKGVMRFGKKGKLSPRYILDHTEFYERKCVGDPSLVVPADTITVKDGLTYEEIPVAILDRQVRKLRTKEVASVKVLWRSQKFEEATWKADEDMKYMYLHLFHPAEEIYDEVMHTETFQVIENRTFEEVSNTNNGKKGFWAKVKEEFES